The Anguilla anguilla isolate fAngAng1 chromosome 2, fAngAng1.pri, whole genome shotgun sequence genome contains the following window.
aatatttttattcttcatgccatgcatagcTAATTCTGATATATGgttcagaggtggaaaatccaggttcagaaagtcctccccagtattttgctccaatcacctggatttgcgaATAAGCACAACTCCTCAACCAGGAACTTGTGAAATGAGCCCAttcatggatggaagaaacacatggcaagACTTTccctttctgacccctggactttccacctctgataaTAATTAACAGGTCTAAAACTTTTTCAAGATATATTTTACAAGCAATCCTAACCTAGAAGTTATAAATTATTAGCCATTAAGTAGCCTACAACTGCATTTTATAGCGGTCTCTATCTGAGCAACATTAGTGCTTGGTCTAGCCCCAGAAACTATACAGCATATGGGCGGTTTAAGACGAGATAACCAAAGGTGGAGTTCTGTGGGTTGACAGCAAAACACTGGCGAGTGAGGCGCCGCATCAGAACCTCCCATTAGTCACCTACTACAGTAGAACCTCGGCGATACCCATCGAGAATGGACTACACATGTTGTGCGATATAGGCTAGCTATAAGCTATGGAAACAGAGAACTATGGGCGCCATGTCATGTTATTTATCCACATAAGTTGTAGCTAGCGCGCTAGGTAATGCCCATGCGGCTTTCGCAATACCTAATTTACCATAGGAGATTAGTATCCGAAAATGAGTAGCCTAGGTAAGTCTTAGAAATGCAAATAGCCGGAAACGTTGCACTGTATTTTCCTCCAAAAGTTGACCGaagacattatttttttgtcgtGGGAATCCCATGTTATTAAAAAGTGATACTGAAACCCCACTTTCCAGTGATTTAAAAAGACACGGGTCTCTGCCCAACCCTGTCCTGAGATCTAGTCCTATAGGTTgtcatttcaaccttaatttggcacacccaaTTCTATTAATTAGCTACACAACGAGAATTCAAGCTGTTGAATGCTTTCTTCGACGAAAGATCTCCATGGACAGGGTTGGCCAACCCCCCGCAAGACCATCTTAAATACTAGTTCCGAATAAACAacataatgaaaagaaaacggTAATTTCTTATACAGTGAACTAAAACACAATTTTAGTGTAGTCCTTTGCACATTGACCgatactatttttatttaatttttttaccgAAAAAGTTTAAGTTGAGCTGTTGTCAGGAACCCTGTAGCTTAGGCTACTTGCTCACCTTTTGGCTGCGCTGTCTTCTGTGGCATGTCAAGAAATAACAGCCAAGCCCTGGCTTGCTTTGAACTGCGCGTTTGCAGTTCGAGCAGTGTTTCACAGAATCATGTCAAAAGCTAGGACATTTTAGCAAACGTACTTTGTTCATAAAAAGTAACGCCTGGTAACCAGCTTCGTGATTAGGCCTACCCTACGCATTTACTTTTGGGGCTTTTACACTCTACGgccgttttttgttttttttagaccaGGGCTCCCCTGTGCAATGTTTTTGCCCAACCCCCTTTCAGCTCTGAACTGCctgccccttttccaccaaggcatttCGAGGGCCGGTTCGGAGCTGGTACCTAATCGCGAACTAGTTCTTCGCTGTTCGACAGCAAAAGAACCGGCTCTCAGccaggaaaactggttccaaagggggcgacatagctcaggggataagaccgattgtctggcaggcggagggttgctggttcaaaccccgccctggtcgaagtgtccttgagcaagacaggTAACCCCTAGCTGCTCTGgggaatgagaggcatcaattgtaacgcgctttggataaaagcgctatataaatgcagtccatttaccaaagtGGCACCAACAgcgaaccggcactagcaccagcccagaaccagaactaggtttgcattggtggaaaaggggtacTTGTTTTTTCCTGGCCGAGAGCCGGTTCTTTTGTTGTCGAAAAGTGAAGAACTGGTTCACGATTAGGCACCGGCTCCGAACCGGCCCTCGaaatgccttggtggaaaaggggcagCAGAAAAAGCCAGTTTGGGCTCtgttcatttttgacagcaatatactgtaaaaatacTTCCACTCATATGTTAATGCTGTGCATTATATTAACAAGAAAAATCGCTTATTTTCTgaggtcagttttttttcttaccacacaaagatttttttaaaacattattttattatatattgtgGCCTACGGCATATTTTTTCACCCTAAGTGGTGATGTCAGAGTATATAATATctcaaaaatgccaagttactcactggtgtggggatggcagattgaacctgtgcgcactgattacctcactacgcacaggtgcagccactcctgttcccgggtccaataagcctggccaattatcaaattcttaaccaattatccaattggccaggtctaattatcTTGACCCAgagcaggtgtggctgcttaaaccagccatccccacaccacactcacatacaaagcactatctataactcattcattcattggcAAAATTTAGGCCTGCCATTGAAAGTATTGTTGTTAAATCACTttggttttctacattgaattcaattcgCAGCAAGCCATTTTGCTCTCAAGCATGCGCAGTAGAGGCCGTTTcccgttacttcctaggcttcatcGCGGAGTCCCTGTTCTCAACCCTTCCAGTTCAACTCGATGGTTCACATGTACGCTCTATGGTCCTGTTCCTCAGGCGATGTCGCTGAGGCTTACGTCAACAAATGCGACGAGAAGGCAGTGGGAAGAAACTCGGGGAAACTGCACGTGTGGAATTGAGCGAGAGTTGTACCCACGCAATATAGGTTTGTTTATACGAATTcacattttcctgtttattttgaatataaataaactgGTAAATTATAATCTAAATAAAGTAAATTTCTATAAGTAAAGTAAATTTAGAAATGGTGTTCCATAAAGtggagctagctagctaactgtagACGGGGCCAGTTTTTTGTATAACTAGCTAACTGGTGATAATTATTCAAcatgaaacagaaatatatgACTGACGTTAGCTAGCGAACTGTTGACCGTTGTATAGAAAGCTGAGCAACAGAACATGACTATTTGTGGTCGATTAACATGACCGATATAGTCTAATGGGAACATCTGTTATTCTAATAGTCAAGTTTATCCCGTGTATTGTCTGCCAGTTGATTGAGTTGGTTGTGTTTACAGGCGAAAAATGTCCGAAAGCCAAGACTCAAGAAAGAGGAGCAAACGGCACTACGGCAACTATGGAGCCAAAAAGTATAAAGGTTCACGCGAGCTCGAGGTTGGAATGCAGGGGATTCTCATTACGTGTAATATGAATGAGAGGAAGTGTACATCGGAAGCTTACAGCCTCCTGAACGAGTATGCGGAACAGTTATACGGACCAGAGAAGGTAGTAACGTGCGGCGCTATCTTGTTAGGTCATCATTtgtagtttcttttttattagcGCTGTCTGAATTTTTGGTAATtgccaatttggaaatattgtAAGATATCTATCCTCTTTGCAGTTTTCTGATGTTGAAGAGAGTGACAGCAATGGGGATAATTCTGCGGATGAGGATGATGCAGAGGCGGCCCTGAAGAAGGAGGTTAAACAGATACGCTCATCTACACAAAAGATGGAGAGGCGCTTCCAGGCTCTTGACAGTGGGGCTAATAATGTCATCTTCATTAGGACACAACACTTAGGTGAGGATTGCCATTTTTGTTGTGTATGCATTCTGGTTACGTCATCCATGCATGTTGTTATTCTTAATTAGTTTAACACTGACCAAAGCAATTTAAGTTGTTTGGGGAACTGGATGTCCATCCCACAACCACATTTGTTGGTCAGCTCTGGTAGTCTGTGTATATGGGGCTCGTTCTCTTTCCTTCCCACCATTCCAAAGGGGTAATAAAAgtaacccccaacccccagatCTGTTGATGGTTTTTCTAGTGAATTGTAAAAGGTGAAATTAACAATGAGAGAAAACTGTTTCAACAATGAATGTAATGAGTACGCACTACATGTGTCTTGCATATACCACTAAAAAGGCTTTGGTAAATGGGTACTAAATGTTGCTCCGTAAGACAGAGGGATGCATGGCTTTTGAGGTTGAGCTAAATATTCTCACTTTACAATGGTCACAATATTCTAAATACAGGTGTGTAAGTGTTTACATGCATGGCAGagtctgttattttgtgttgaATATGTTCTCTTCTCCTTCAGATCCTGACAAGCTTGTCCATCACATTTTGCAAGATCTgcacacaacaaaaaagaagaaatctcGGGTCATCCTCAGGATGTTGCCAGTGAGCGGGACCTGTAAGGCCTTCATTGAGGACATGGAGAAGTACCTGGAAAACTTCCTGGAGCCATGGTTCAAGACCCCTAACCAGGGAACCTTTCAAATTGTCTTCAAGGCCCGCAACAGTAGCCACAATAAGAGGGAGGAGGTCATTAAAGCTTTAGCAGGTAAGCACTTACATTGATGCTCTGCCAAAACACATGAAAGAATAAAGAAGCCTATGTACAGGGAACATGCTGATATAAGAAATCCAGCAGAAACTCCAGAATACAGACTGACTTCAAAATGAGCACAGGCATAGCTGAGTGGCTAAGGAGTACAGATGAGGAAAGTACCTTCAACTGCACAGTTGTTCAAGCAGGCCACCCCAATGGGCATGAATCTTTGCCTAAATATATTGTTGATCTGTTTCTGTAAAGGTATTTAGCATTGCATGTTTTTGACAGTATTTGAAAACTGATTCAAACTGATTAGCTATTTTGCTGGATTCACACAAGGCAGCAATATAACCTGTTGTGCCATCCCACATAAGAGCTTTCTTGTGCATCCAGTGTTCATGTTTATGAATATAACTTCTGGGATTAACTGCAAATAATCGAAATCAAAATAGCTTGAAGGATTTCATGTTTCAGTGTTGTCATTTCATAACTGGGGACCTTAAGTTTTGCATGCATAACTCAGCTCCTCGTAAAAATGACTTAGGcgaattttttaaatagttttattttacattttaaaaatatatagaattGAGCATGCTGTGGCTAGAATTGAAACCAAGGATTTGTAGACACAGTTTTATGTTTGTCATTGGGCAGGCTGTCTAGAAACAATTCGGAGCTAACAAAAATAGGATTATTCAGTTAAGACGTGGGCAAGATACACAATTGCTAGTTCATAACATACCCAGTTTCATGCTGATCAGGTTCATGAGATTTGGCAGTGCTGAGTTGCATGCATGGCAGTATGATTGACTGCTATGCTATTCAGCCATCTTTAGACATGACATCTCATATTAGGCCCATTACACAGGCCCATCATACTGAGTTTCATGTCAGCATTGCCTACACTTCATGAGAAGATCATTTtgaagcattatttatttaatgttattaatgATTGAGGTAAATTGTCTGCTTGTCTGCACACTCAAATGGttgattattcattttattttttctcttttagaaTTAGTTGGGAAAATGAACCCCCTAAATAAAGTGGACCTCACTAACCCTGAGTTCACCATCATAATTGaagtgattaaaaatgtgtgctgcGTGAGTGTAGTGCGGGACTATATGCTGTTCAGAAAGTTCAACGTGCAGGAAGTGCTTAAGCTGGATAAAGTGCAGACCCCGCCTCAGAAGACTGAGGGATCACCCAAGGAGACTGTCGTACAGGAAGCGAAGGATTTGAAGCGGGACGGCGGAGCGGGAGACAGCGTTCCTGGCCAGGAGATACAGGAGGAACAGGCTGTATCAGGAAAAAAGGGTGAGGAAGATGGGCAAGACCACTCACCTGGCCAGAAGTAGTGCACTTTGCACATAATGGATATTATTGTGCTAAGTGTGTTCTGTAAATAGAGAACATAGCTGGAACCTGTTCATGGTTTAAAACACGTATGTACATTGTGAAACGGTTGAATTTCAATAGTTCATATTCCCTTTCTAAATGTTATTCTGCACCATCACCTTGTAATATTTCACCAGAATTTGGCCTCTCGTGCTCTTTGAAAAATTTTCAAGGTGAATTGAAAAGCAAGGACggtatttttgttgttaaacGGCTTCCAGAAACATCTTTGTAATGTCTGCATTTTATACCCAGCATGCTAAATGTAGGAATATGTGATTTTATTTgtcagaaatgtgtttgaattgaTATGTGTTATTAGTGGTGCAGTTTTAATTGTTATTTGGTTGGGTTTACttataaaattgaaaaaagaactttgcttttttatggtgtttttcatgttgttCTATGAGCTTTGATGAATATTACTTAAGTTTAGCATTATCCTAGTAAGAAGAAGTAAGCTTATCCCACCTTCCTCCATACATCAATGCTAAATGTTGGATTCCCCCTCTACAGCAGAAATCCCATGTTTACTGAAGGAGATTGAGAAATACTGTTTGATGTTGTTTTGTATATTGTTATTCCTAATGGCAAAAGAGATATTGTTTTCAAATCGGgaaaatgcttattttattcCAGGTTGTCAggcccccttttttttatttttttttatttttatttttgctgttcaTTCTGATCTATTCCTTTAATAATTATCTAGGATTTCCTGTGCAAAGTGGACAACATAATActcatacattttctttgaatatTTCAAGAGTTTATCGTGCGTGTTGGTGCCATCTCCTTTGTGTACTTATGTCTGACCAAACTCTTGTCCTGGGTTAGACTGTTTATCAGTTTTTCCCAAACTTTCATGACGATTTTTAAGATCCAGGGTggaattttgtgaaatgttaatgaaaaaGTAGACACTAGACcacttttcaactttttttcttattgtttttatatcagTGGTTAGTTAAGTCTCATTTTCTGTGTCCACAAGATGGTGCCATTTCTGCAATTTAGACTCACCAAAATTTGATCATCGAAGCCCTGTTGAAAATAGGGTATGAAAATAGCATGATGTATGTAGCATGATGTTTCAAAGACGTGAGTCGCCCTATTTTACGTGAGCAGATATGGTTTTCACTGCTTGGCCCATTTAAACTAATGAAAAGAGACAGGTATAATGTTACATGTCATCTAATGAGGTTCCTTTGAGGAATCAAATTTAGTTTGCCATATTGAAAATATCTTCCCCCTAAAGTTACTCGTAAAATGAGCTTGCCATGTTATGAAAAGTGTTttgttgtaattgttttgtttaaatgaattGCTGAATTGTgtaattgttttgttcaaattaattccatttgtttttgtcaaaatgtaaaatgacatgaATGCAGTTTTGCTGGTTTAGTAAATGGATGGTAATCTGAATTGTAGAAAAGTCAAGAAGGATGaatttatattcacatttacatgtggttgaagtgcagattattaagcttttattaaagggtatttttgtttgtacatttgttaCACCTCTTAGAAAATATATCACTTTTtttatatccccccccccccacacactcaatATCAAGGCATCATAATGCTTAGGACAAATGGTGTCACTGGTGGTCCTGATTAGTCTTCTGTGTTTTCGATCAgttgcttctttagtgcaggtataagacatatttttatgtcTAGTTTTTATTGCTTCCTTTTGATTGCTTTAGGGATCTGTTATTGGCTTTTGTCAAGAACAaaatcagagacataggccaaacttaggcttaccaaaaacAATTGTTTGGAACATCTTCTAGAAGAAAGAACCCTGGTgagttcagaaatcacaaagggcATGGTAGGGCacggaagacctctacagttgatcaaagaattctcaccgtaataaagaaaaaaccccaaacacctgtccgacagatttgaaacactcttcaggaggcagctGTGGATGTGTCCGTGACTGCTGTCCACAGATGACCTCATGAACTGAACTGAGGCTGTCCTGCAAGATGTAGATTACTAGTTGGCCACAAAAACATCTTATTAGCTTAACAAGTGCTAAGCCCAGTGATATCTTTtcaatatgtaatatgtaaatgattctTTTGCCACTATTTTGTGCGGGAAAGGCAAGCTAAGTTGAAAATGGCAAACcattgccccttctctgggTGTAGAGAAAGCAAtacgcttttttcttttcacacaaataaaaagacCTGCAAGAAGTGGTTTTTATTTCTGGATCCTGCGGGTATTGCAATGTTGCAATAACCCATATAGGTAGTTTTCGCAGTGCCCATTTTGCAGAACAGACATTTGGATCAGTAAGTAGGTCTACCTTTAACTACTgataattaaatagctttcaagcttacacgtggaatcaaagcctttcttGATTCAGGTGTAATGTCCAGACTGCTGTAAggtctaatgttagtgtacagtagctcagtgttacaacattATTGACTGGTCTAAGAGTTTAATAATATgatggtaaagcctagtttatgttgctttctttagTTTGGTTTGATAGTGTAATGGTACCGCATGGGGCAGTCTGCTCTAACCAACTATAATCTAGCAACAAGAAATGGTTTAGATGTCTTacagatatgaatgttaatgaccGCAGGATAGACGCCCACCCTTtccttgtctgctgaacaggtcacgaTAATctaattgcatttattacaatttaatagTTATAAACTTGGAAGAAATATTAAGACAATCATTTGTCACATCTGGGGATTATAACCACTATTTGAATCCCGTTTCCTAGACCTTTAAGGAATCGTTGCCTTATTGTGGCCTTctatcacttcctgtttcactaaTCTCTAGGGTATAAAAATTGAGGTAACACGTGTAAAATCtctttgtgtgtgaaaatgagaCTATAAAAGAGCCAGCAGGTGATTGAGATCTTAGGATGTATGGAATCTGCTGGAATTCCTCTAATTCACACTTCATACTCAATGGATCCCATgatatcttctttttttatttgttaatgaGTAGTCACATTTGGAATATATTTAAGAGGGACCAGTTAAAATGTATCAAGAAgccaaataaaaatcattccttttttttggcttaTTCTTCAGTTAGTAGCTTGTGTTTCCTGAAAAGTTTAAGAAAAATACTGACACAAATGCAGCTTCTCTCAATGATTGATGCTGAAGAATGTAAGCATAAATTTGATGAATCTGATGGGACCAATGGGattgtgattcatttttttttttaaatttcgcTATGCTGAGTGAGGCAAAACATATGTAGACATTGATTTTCCTGTGCAGATAGTGGCTTtgtctttttccccccagtaAATCCCTTTTCACGCTGACCCAGGTCTTGAAGCCACTACCTCCTATAATGTACCACAGGCAAAAAAGGCGCAGAACAAAGCAAACAATTCAGTTTCAGTCCATAATAAGATGCTGGTTGCTTTCTTCTTGACTCAATGTGCAGGCTTTCCATCTAATTAAAATTCCAGAATGCTGCAAAACTATTTATCCAGCTGTTGGGAAAAGGACATGGCCACGTATTCCCCAGCCAGCATGAGTAGAATTGTTACCAAAGCCAAAGTTCAAACTGAAATGGTTTTGCAGTACCGTGTGAGAcaatagaatgtttttttttatcgtaaaatgtttaaaaatgctcTCCTATTTTGGGTAATAATGCACAAATCAATCAATTGATTTCTTGTGAGTATTTTGATAATTTGAGAATCACAAAGCATTAACTGATTTTGAATATCTATTTTCTTCATTCAAATTGTACAGTGTAATCAATTTTCCAAATATTGCAGATATACTGGTCCCACTAGCATTACTGTAATTGCAAGATGAAGTTAATGAAAAGGCCAGCAATGTGAAAATTACTCCCAATTTCAGTACTGCAGGACTGTAGCAGATTGAAGTCATAAATCATTGCATATTGTTTTATGCAGGTAAACTGGTTACGCAATTAGGATTATGCCTCTGAAGACCCGGAAGTTATTTGCTGTTGTAATTggctcattaaaataaaaaagttgtaGTTGTTTATTCAGCAACTGTAACAGCTGATGGGGTGTGAAGGCAGTGCTTATTACTCAGTGTCCTAGAGGACGGGAACCAGACTGGGAACCCCTGGGCAGTGATTTATCATGGAGCACGACACACCTCCGCTTCATTACTCAGCCCGGATATAAAAGGGTAATTATAAAAGCATATATCTGCAAAAGACGGGAAGCTGAAGGATCAGAACATGTGCAGCTATCCTTTAATCATGGTACTATTTTGTGGTACTGTAGTCATGGTACAGGGGAACACTGGGGTGTGGTATAGATTGCAGGCCATTTGAATGAAGTAATCAGATTACCCCATTTACACCGTAGGACTGGAGCCAAAGCTGGCAGGGTTGTACTGCACTAATGCTTTTCCAATGCATTAACTGAAACCTGATCCAGAGCGTGTCACCTGAGTGCTGGCATCAACGCAGATTAATACTACTGGCCTGAAATGATTTGCGGCCTAAAACAGcagtttttctgaaaataaaatgaaaaactgccTTCTATAGAGGTTATTGGAATCTGAGACATTTGGAACTAGAACCATGAGCACCATGAATAAGCAACCAAAATGCTTTCAGTATTCCAATTTGTGTTTCTATTGCATCttccatttatatttcagaTCCCTGTCAGAGTCCACCAATTAGCTGAGATTTAGAGGTATCATACTTATTAAAGATGGGCTGTCCTCCTACAGAAAGGTAAAAGGTTATTTTAGGAAAAATTCCAGGTCTGAGGCCGCTTACAGTAGCCAAAATATATAGCACACCGTGTCTATGTATTATGTACTATATGCTGTATGGATGAATGTAGTCTGCCTGCATGATACAGGGTGTCACATATTATCTATagaaaatgtgctatataacaAACAGTAAGAGTCAGAGCTATGTAGAGCATATAGGTTTATGTTTTGTcttcctttttcatttcttgCCTGCCTTATTTATTTGTCCATATAATATTTCTCTctaattatgtatttttggctggaccgcaacagcggggccagccctataaacgcaaatgtctgtgactgactgactgactgactgactgagtgataaagttacaccgcgcatgtctgtgacctCGGCCGGTatggtccagccatatactaggttttaa
Protein-coding sequences here:
- the thumpd1 gene encoding THUMP domain-containing protein 1, whose protein sequence is MSESQDSRKRSKRHYGNYGAKKYKGSRELEVGMQGILITCNMNERKCTSEAYSLLNEYAEQLYGPEKFSDVEESDSNGDNSADEDDAEAALKKEVKQIRSSTQKMERRFQALDSGANNVIFIRTQHLDPDKLVHHILQDLHTTKKKKSRVILRMLPVSGTCKAFIEDMEKYLENFLEPWFKTPNQGTFQIVFKARNSSHNKREEVIKALAELVGKMNPLNKVDLTNPEFTIIIEVIKNVCCVSVVRDYMLFRKFNVQEVLKLDKVQTPPQKTEGSPKETVVQEAKDLKRDGGAGDSVPGQEIQEEQAVSGKKGEEDGQDHSPGQK